From one Felis catus isolate Fca126 chromosome E2, F.catus_Fca126_mat1.0, whole genome shotgun sequence genomic stretch:
- the DYRK1B gene encoding dual specificity tyrosine-phosphorylation-regulated kinase 1B isoform X5, whose protein sequence is MAVPPGHGPFSGFPGPQEHTQVLPDVRLLPRRLPLAFRDATSAPLRKLSVDLIKTYKHINEVYYAKKKRRAQQAPPQDSSTKKEKKVLNHGYDDDNHDYIVRSGERWLERYEIDSLIGKGSFGQVVKAYDHQTQELVAIKIIKNKKAFLNQAQIELRLLELMNQHDTEMKYYIVHLKRHFMFRNHLCLVFELLSYNLYDLLRNTHFRGVSLNLTRKLAQQLCTALLFLATPELSIIHCDLKPENILLCNPKRSAIKIVDFGSSCQLGQRIYQYIQSRFYRSPEVLLGTPYDLAIDMWSLGCILVEMHTGEPLFSGSNEVDQMNRIVEVLGIPPAPMLDQAPKARKYFERLPGGGWTLRRTKELRKDYQGPGTRRLQEVLGVQTGGPGGRRAGEPGHSPADYLRFQDLVLRMLEYEPAARISPLGALQHGFFRRTADEATNTGPAGSSASTSPAPLDTCPSSSTASSISSSGGSSGSSSDNRTYRYSNRYCGGPGPPITDCEMNSPQVPPSQPLRPWAGGDVPHKTHQAPASASSLPGAGAQLPPQPRCLGRPPSPTSPPPPELMDVSLVGGPPDCSPPHPAPAPQHPAASALRTRMTGGRPPLPPPDDPATLGPRLGLRGVPQSTAASS, encoded by the exons GTATTGCCTGATGTGCGGCTGTTGCCACGGAGGCTGCCCTTGGCCTTTCGGGATGCGACCTCAGCCCCGCTGCGCAAGCTGTCCGTGGACCTCATTAAGACCTACAAGCACATCAATGAG GTATACTATGCGAAGAAGAAGCGGCGGGCCCAGCAGGCGCCACCTCAGGACTCGAGCaccaagaaggagaaaaaggtcCTGAACCATGGTTATGACGATGACAACCACGACTACATTGTGCGCAGTGGCGAGCGCTGGCTGGAGCGCTACGAGATTGACTCACTCATTGGCAAAGGCTCCTTTGGCCAG GTGGTGAAAGCCTATGATCATCAGACCCAGGAGCTCGTGGCCATCAAGATCATCAAGAACAAAAAGGCCTTCCTGAACCAGGCCCAGATTGAGCTGCGGCTGCTAGAGCTGATGAACCAGCACGACACAGAGATGAAGTACTACATAG TGCACCTGAAGCGGCACTTCATGTTTCGGAACCACCTGTGCCTGGTGTTCGAGCTGCTTTCCTACAACCTGTACGACCTCCTGCGCAACACGCACTTCCGCGGAGTCTCGTTGAACCTGACGCGGAAGCTGGCGCAGCAGCTCTGCACAGCGCTGCTCTTCCTGGCCACGCCTGAGCTCAGCATCATTCACTGCGACCTCAAGCCCGAGAACATCCTGCTCTGCAATCCCAAGCGTAGCGCCATCAAGATCGTGGACTTCGGCAGCTCCTGCCAGCTTGGCCAGCGG ATCTACCAGTACATCCAGAGCCGCTTCTATCGGTCGCCTGAGGTGCTTCTGGGCACACCCTACGACCTGGCCATTGATATGTGGTCCCTGGGCTGCATCCTGGTGGAGATGCACACTGGAGAGCCCCTCTTCAGTGGCTCCAATGAG GTGGACCAGATGAACCGGATTGTGGAGGTGCTGGGCATCCCACCAGCCCCCATGCTGGACCAGGCACCCAAGGCTCGCAAGTACTTTGAACGGCTGCCTGGGGGTGGCTGGACCCTACGAAGGACAAAGGAACTCAGGAAG gaTTACCAGGGCCCCGGGACACGGCGGCTGCAGGAGGTGCTGGGCGTGCAGACGGGCGGGCCCGGGGGCCGGCGGGCGGGGGAGCCGGGCCACAGCCCCGCCGACTACCTCCGCTTCCAGGACCTGGTGCTGCGCATGCTGGAGTATGAGCCCGCCGCCCGCATCAGCCCACTGGGGGCTCTGCAGCACGGCTTCTTCCGCCGCACGGCTGATGAGGCCACCAACACGGGCCCGGCAGGCAGCAGTGCCTCCACCTCGCCCGCACCCCTTGatacctgcccctcctccagcacCGCCAGCTCCATCTCCAGCTCTG GAGGCTCCAGCGGCTCCTCCAGTGACAACCGGACCTACCGATACAGCAACCGATATTGTGGGGGCCCCGGGCCCCCCATCACTGACTGTGAGATGAACAGCCCCCAG GTCCCACCCTCCCAGCCGCTGCGCCCCTGGGCAGGGGGTGATGTGCCCCACAAGACACATCAGGCCCCTGCCTCCGCCTCGTCACTGCCAGGGGCCGGGGCCCAGTTACCCCCTCAACCCCGATGCCTTGGCCGTCCCCCATCACCaacctcaccaccacccccggAGCTGATGGATGTGAGCCTGGTGGGCGGCCCTCCGGACTGCTCCCCACCTCACCCGGCGCCTGCCCCCCAGCACCCGGCTGCCTCAGCCCTCCGGACTCGGATGACAGGAGGTCgtccacccctcccaccccctgatGACCCTGCCACTCTGGGGCCTCGCTTGGGCCTCCGTGGTGTACCCCAGAGCACGGCAGCCAGCTCAtga
- the DYRK1B gene encoding dual specificity tyrosine-phosphorylation-regulated kinase 1B isoform X4, which yields MGEGLWGEDFGVTGLSGGGSRGAGCEKAPPGRAPAPGLAPLRPSEPTMAVPPGHGPFSGFPGPQEHTQVLPDVRLLPRRLPLAFRDATSAPLRKLSVDLIKTYKHINEVYYAKKKRRAQQAPPQDSSTKKEKKVLNHGYDDDNHDYIVRSGERWLERYEIDSLIGKGSFGQVVKAYDHQTQELVAIKIIKNKKAFLNQAQIELRLLELMNQHDTEMKYYIVHLKRHFMFRNHLCLVFELLSYNLYDLLRNTHFRGVSLNLTRKLAQQLCTALLFLATPELSIIHCDLKPENILLCNPKRSAIKIVDFGSSCQLGQRIYQYIQSRFYRSPEVLLGTPYDLAIDMWSLGCILVEMHTGEPLFSGSNEVDQMNRIVEVLGIPPAPMLDQAPKARKYFERLPGGGWTLRRTKELRKDYQGPGTRRLQEVLGVQTGGPGGRRAGEPGHSPADYLRFQDLVLRMLEYEPAARISPLGALQHGFFRRTADEATNTGPAGSSASTSPAPLDTCPSSSTASSISSSGGSSGSSSDNRTYRYSNRYCGGPGPPITDCEMNSPQVPPSQPLRPWAGGDVPHKTHQAPASASSLPGAGAQLPPQPRCLGRPPSPTSPPPPELMDVSLVGGPPDCSPPHPAPAPQHPAASALRTRMTGGRPPLPPPDDPATLGPRLGLRGVPQSTAASS from the exons GTATTGCCTGATGTGCGGCTGTTGCCACGGAGGCTGCCCTTGGCCTTTCGGGATGCGACCTCAGCCCCGCTGCGCAAGCTGTCCGTGGACCTCATTAAGACCTACAAGCACATCAATGAG GTATACTATGCGAAGAAGAAGCGGCGGGCCCAGCAGGCGCCACCTCAGGACTCGAGCaccaagaaggagaaaaaggtcCTGAACCATGGTTATGACGATGACAACCACGACTACATTGTGCGCAGTGGCGAGCGCTGGCTGGAGCGCTACGAGATTGACTCACTCATTGGCAAAGGCTCCTTTGGCCAG GTGGTGAAAGCCTATGATCATCAGACCCAGGAGCTCGTGGCCATCAAGATCATCAAGAACAAAAAGGCCTTCCTGAACCAGGCCCAGATTGAGCTGCGGCTGCTAGAGCTGATGAACCAGCACGACACAGAGATGAAGTACTACATAG TGCACCTGAAGCGGCACTTCATGTTTCGGAACCACCTGTGCCTGGTGTTCGAGCTGCTTTCCTACAACCTGTACGACCTCCTGCGCAACACGCACTTCCGCGGAGTCTCGTTGAACCTGACGCGGAAGCTGGCGCAGCAGCTCTGCACAGCGCTGCTCTTCCTGGCCACGCCTGAGCTCAGCATCATTCACTGCGACCTCAAGCCCGAGAACATCCTGCTCTGCAATCCCAAGCGTAGCGCCATCAAGATCGTGGACTTCGGCAGCTCCTGCCAGCTTGGCCAGCGG ATCTACCAGTACATCCAGAGCCGCTTCTATCGGTCGCCTGAGGTGCTTCTGGGCACACCCTACGACCTGGCCATTGATATGTGGTCCCTGGGCTGCATCCTGGTGGAGATGCACACTGGAGAGCCCCTCTTCAGTGGCTCCAATGAG GTGGACCAGATGAACCGGATTGTGGAGGTGCTGGGCATCCCACCAGCCCCCATGCTGGACCAGGCACCCAAGGCTCGCAAGTACTTTGAACGGCTGCCTGGGGGTGGCTGGACCCTACGAAGGACAAAGGAACTCAGGAAG gaTTACCAGGGCCCCGGGACACGGCGGCTGCAGGAGGTGCTGGGCGTGCAGACGGGCGGGCCCGGGGGCCGGCGGGCGGGGGAGCCGGGCCACAGCCCCGCCGACTACCTCCGCTTCCAGGACCTGGTGCTGCGCATGCTGGAGTATGAGCCCGCCGCCCGCATCAGCCCACTGGGGGCTCTGCAGCACGGCTTCTTCCGCCGCACGGCTGATGAGGCCACCAACACGGGCCCGGCAGGCAGCAGTGCCTCCACCTCGCCCGCACCCCTTGatacctgcccctcctccagcacCGCCAGCTCCATCTCCAGCTCTG GAGGCTCCAGCGGCTCCTCCAGTGACAACCGGACCTACCGATACAGCAACCGATATTGTGGGGGCCCCGGGCCCCCCATCACTGACTGTGAGATGAACAGCCCCCAG GTCCCACCCTCCCAGCCGCTGCGCCCCTGGGCAGGGGGTGATGTGCCCCACAAGACACATCAGGCCCCTGCCTCCGCCTCGTCACTGCCAGGGGCCGGGGCCCAGTTACCCCCTCAACCCCGATGCCTTGGCCGTCCCCCATCACCaacctcaccaccacccccggAGCTGATGGATGTGAGCCTGGTGGGCGGCCCTCCGGACTGCTCCCCACCTCACCCGGCGCCTGCCCCCCAGCACCCGGCTGCCTCAGCCCTCCGGACTCGGATGACAGGAGGTCgtccacccctcccaccccctgatGACCCTGCCACTCTGGGGCCTCGCTTGGGCCTCCGTGGTGTACCCCAGAGCACGGCAGCCAGCTCAtga